The DNA segment ATAACGTCTCGCTACTACAGCGGGTTTGGGACTAAATTAAGCCCTATTTTCGGATTTGCCAAATATTCCAAATACAAAACCAATTTCAAATTAAGCCTAAAACCAGCCATTTATGCAAACTGCTGTTAGCCGTTCGGTTTTTTCTCAGTTGAAATAATTTATATATTCATTTTCTGAATCTGTCATATCGATTTTTTTCGGTTTCAATTTTGGGTCAAACAAATATATTTGCCATAATTCGTCTTCTCCACTTAATTCTAAAATTGCATTATTTCCGTTCTCCATTTCAAACTTGATTATTTTACCATTTTTAATCTTTAAAACATTCAGTTTGTTTTTACGAAAAGCTTCTGTTGACTCATTTAAGTACCACATATAATCGTCAGTTCCAATATAAAAATCTTCCTCACCAACTTCTTTTTTACGTTTTTCAATTTGCTTGTCCGTAGGTTCGATAATAATTGCAGTTTGATTTTTTATTACAATTGTATCGATGCGATTTTTAGAAATTTCAGCATTATCTGTTTTTTTATTTGCAACTTTTTTTTCCGAAATAGTTGTCACGCTATTCAGATTGTCTTCTTTCTGATTTACTATTTGGTTACAAGAAATTAATGTAAAAATTGCTAAGAAAACTAATTTATAATTCTTCATCATTCGTTGTTATTTCTGCGTTCTACTAAACTGACGGCTAACGTTCCCTTGCTACAAATAATTTGGGGCTAAGTTAAGATTTATCTTTCGGTTGTCGCAAAATTCCCAAATACAAAACCATTTTTCCATTAAGCCAAATGCCCAAATCCGTTGTAGTGGCTGTTATGCCTTCGGTTTTTTAGTTATTTTGATTGCTACACTCGACAGAATTTCAACATTCATTATTTCGCCCAATTTGAAATTCTTTTTTATCCAATATGTTAATGTTTTTCCTCCCATTATTCTTGGAGTTCCATTATCATTCGCAGTTCTATTAATATAACCTTTTATGATATTTTCAGATTCGTCACCCAGTTGTATTTCTATAATTTCTTTGTCTGCGCCTAATAATTCTGAAAATTCAACTTTTACATTGAAGAAACCTTGGTTATAATATGTTTTTCCTAGTTCAATATTAAACGAAATACTTGATGTTTTTTCAGTAAGGTTACTTGGGTCAATTCCTGTTGCGATTTCCAAATTACTATTTTTATCTTCCTCAAGTTTATTTTTTCCTGAAAAATTCCAAATAGGATTTATTTCATAAATAAGAGTGTCTTCGAGACCAGCAGATAGGTTTATTTTAAAATCTCCATATTTAAGTAAACCATTGTCTGTAAGGATGAAAATATCTATGGGTTCATTGTTTTCTAAGGTTTCTTTGATTAATAAGTTTACTCTGAAATTTGTTGTTTGTGAAGTATTTGGGTTTTGGTAACCGTACATTCTTTTCGAAAGAGTCATTGTTGTCTTACCAATATATTTAATTTCCCCATTTGTTACAAAACAGTATAAAACATTTTTTTCGAGATTATGTAATGCTAAATAGTATTTAATTTTATCATTATTTGGTTTCCAATGACCAACATTTATAAATCCAATTTTTAATAATCTGTCCATAATTTTTATTCGTTTCGTTTTTTCTAAACTGAGGCATAACTTGTATATACTCGCTACAAAGTAGCGACAATCTACCCCAATTTGGGTGTATAGGCGAAAGTTTTGTATCGCTTTATTTCTTTTCAAATATATTCATTTTTTCTTACAAATAATCAAAAGCACTTTTTATTTGTTTACCATTTTTCTAATTTAAAGGAATAAAAATAGCACTACTATTTTTCGAGAATCAAAAAAAGACTCTTTTAGCATCAACGGAGATGCTTTGAGAGTCAACGAAGACTCTTTTAGTATCAACGAAGATGCTTTGAGTATCAACCGAGATGCTTTGAGAGTCAACGAAGACTCTTTTAGTATCAACGGAGATGCTTTGAGAGTCAACAAAGATGCTCTGAGAGTCAACGGAGATGCTTTGAGAATCAAAAAAGGAGTTCCGAACTTATAATTATAAGCTCCGAACTATTAATTATAAGCTCCGAACTACTAATTATAACCTCCGAACTCAAAATTATAAGCTCCGAACTACTAATTATAACCTCCGAACTCAAAATTATAAGCTCTGAACTTGAAATTATAAGCTCCGAACTCAAAATTATAAGCTCTGAACTCAGAAACTCAGTATCTAAACTGCAAAGGGTTTTAGAATGTTGAAACTAATGTTTTTCATCCGAAAAGTCATTGCTAGGGTGAAACAAGCTTTCGGACATCCCCGAAAGGGTATTGCTAGGGGGCAACAAACTTTCGGACGTCCCGAAGGATCGTTATTGAAGTTAGACCTAACCGATTTTAAAAACCTGTTAGGTCTGCATAATTTAGATTAAAATCCTTATTTTAGTCGAATGAATTACTTAGCCCCACTCCGCAAAGCCTCCGACTTTGAGGATGCGTTTATCAGTCTGTAACTGACATAAAATTAAAATAAAATTTATACCCTGTCCCACTCAAAGCCTACTCAACTCCCACTCAAAGCCTAGGCTGTGGTACCCTAAAATAGGGTCTATAAATGGTGTTAATATAACAATGCGAATAATTTAATAGGCAAATTTAAGGCTCCCATTACCCGAAGTGTTCTTTAAAAGCACACCGAATTGGGAGACTTCAACCGGCATATTTTTATGTGATTCCAACTATTATTCTTAATTTTAGCCTTCAAAAAAACATAAAAAACAAAACCCCAATGGCTACATTTAGCAAACAACTCTCCTTTCGCTGGGCAGATTTAGATCCCAATTTTCACGTGCGTCACAGTGTATATTATGATTTTGGAGCGCAACACCGTATCGAAATCCTCGAACAACTGGGATTAACTCTGAAAGTAATGCAAAAAGAACACTTTGGCCCCGTATTGTTTCGGGAAGAATGTGTTTTCCGAAAGGAAATCCACCTCGCCGACGAGATAACGATGCAAACCAAAATGGCAAAAATGAATGAAGATGCGTCCCGTTATTCCATTGTTCACGAATTGTATAGAGACGATGTCTTGTGTGCCGTCATCACGGTAGATGGCGCTTGGATGGATACCAAACTCCGCAAACTGGCCTCTCCCACTCCCCAAATTGTGGTGGATGCGTTAAATGTTTTCCCGAAAACAACTACTTTTACGGCTTTATAATTAACCCAAACACAGCTAATATGTTCACGATTGCCCAAATAAAAGAATTGCATTCCAAGGTAAAATCCGGTGCCGACTTCCCGGTTTACATTCAAGATTTAATTGCATTAGGTGTACATGGTTATGACATCTTTGTCAACGATGGCCACGAAGAATATTTTGGTGCAGATAATTATAGGGTTGCGGCAACTAAAACATACAACAGCATTGCTATTGCACCAACGGCCAACAAAGAGCGCTTCATCGAATTCTTGGTAATGCACCAAGAAGGCCAAACCGATTACCTGACTTTTTGCAATCAAGCGGCACAATGCGGCATTGCCAAATGGAGCGTAAACATCATCGAAATGACCTGCACCTATTTTGACCAATCAAACGCACCAGTCCTGATTGAAAAAATCCCGGCCTAGATTTTTTTTATAAACAGGCCACGGTCAAAGCGGGATTTATCTAATAAATCGTAAAGTGCTTTCGAGACGCAACAATAAAAAACTTCTTAAAAAAACAAAACCCCTTTCCAACTTCTACTTGGAAAGGGGTTTTTGTTTAAAATTGGTGGTTTTTATTTTCCTCCATTTTCGAACAGGAAGCAAATAGAACAAAGCCTATTGCTAAAATTGCAATTATTTTTCTCACGTCCAGCTATATATTAGTAATAAGTTTTGGTTTTGATATGCTGGAACTATCTCAAAATAATGGTCCTTAGTAAAAGTAAACATCCTTTTTAAACTTCTCCTTAATTTGCCCTATGGATCAAAACAAACAATCTCTAGATAAAAAAAAACCGCTACAAATTAATGTAACGGTCTTTTGCTGTATAATTTAGAATAGATTTCAAGAGAACTATTACTTCATAATTAAAAGCCTTTTGTACCTCTTGAATACAGTTAAATTTTATTCTGCCACAATTTTAAAATTACTGTTCAAATTTTCTCCAGAAACATTTAGAATATAAATTCCAGATATTTTTTTATTGGCAATATTCAAAGAAAAAAGTCCATTGGCATCTGAAACAATTCTTTCTTTAAGGATAATTTTTCCGGTTATGTCACTCAAAGTAGCCGTTGCAGTAGCTGATTTGTAGCTAGGAATAGTGATGAAAATCTGGTCTTTTACCGGATTGGGATATACAGTACCCCTATTTTTGTTTTGACTGAATTTTTCATTACCCAAAAAGGTTTGGGTAAATGTGTTCGTTACATCCGCAGCAGTTAATGCATAATTGAAAATTTTAAGCTCGTCAATCAATCCTTTGTAAGGCGCTGGAGTAGTATTGGCAAACAACTCAAGTGCCCCGATATTGCCAATTACCAAATCAGTTGGTTCACCAATACCCACCGATGTTCCTGTTGCATCATTCGCCTCACCAGTCAAAGCACCATTCGTATATATTCTTAACTTGTTTGCTGCAAGATCTCTCATAATAACCACATGTACCCAATCTCCAGTATAATATTTATTGGTGGCAAATGATGACGTAAGTTCTGTTTTATTTTTATCATCATCTATGGCAAATCGAAATGCAGTGCCTTTAACTTCTACATTAAATCTTCTTCCTGTTGCACCTGTTACAGCATTTTTTGTCATCGAGCCTTTGCACAATATATAAGAACTTATTCCTGTGCCTGGTATTAAACTAGCATCTGCCTTCATCCAAAATGAAACAGTAAAAGAATTTTTATCCAAAAAAAGTTGGTCTTGATTTGGAATGCTTACCATAAGCTTGTTAGGCAATAATGTTACAAAATCTAAAGCATTGTTTGTCTTTCCGGGTATTGTCTTTCCAGATACCCTAACAGCTGCATTATCAAAAGAGGCATCTATTTGGCCATTATTGGCATAACTTGAAATATCCGCAATTTGTTGACCCTCGCCCGCAACCTCGTTAAATGGCCAATGCCCCACAAGTTCTGGAGTCAAGGCACGAAAATTCCATACATCGCCAGTCGTTGTTCCTTTGGCATTGGTGGCATCAATCCTCCAATAGTAAGTAATGGCTGGACTTAAACCTGTAAGCAGATACGATGGAGCGGCAACATAAGCCACATCTGCCAACTTGCTCAAGTTTAAAGGATCAGTGCCAAAATAAACAGCATAAGTTGTCGTGTTTGCACTACCCAACCATTTCACTGTTAAATTCCCCCCATTCAACTGAACAAAAGTAAATCCTGAACTTGGATTAGGTGTCGTTGCCTTGGTTGGCAACGATGGAATTGGCGGTGTAGTTATCGATGCTGAATTATAAACGGATGATGCTGTGGCATTGATTGCTTTTACCTGATAATAATACAGGGTGTTTGGAGTTAAAGCAGTTTCATTATAACTGGTGACATTAGCACCAAGCGTGGCAATCGCCGTAAAATTAGTACCATCAGTGGAACGTTCCAAGACATAATTGGTTTCGTTGGTAGCACTATCAATCCAATTAATTGTCAAAGAACTAGCCTCAGGAACTTCAGTCGAAACTACACTGGTAAAATTCACGTTTGTTGGTGGAATAATAAAATCCGGAGGTGTTTGGTTAGTTAATCCATTTATGTAGACTTCGATATTCAAATAAGGTGCATGTGTTGTGCTTACCGCCAAGGCATCGGCCAGGTTTTTATCCAATCCATTGGCATCTTCCCAAGCATCGGGCATACCATCGTTGTCCGTATCCAAAGGAGCCGGTGCGCCATAAACATGACCGGCACCATTGTTTATGAAACCAAATTGTTTTGCAAAACTGCTTCGATCATACACGTAAGCAGCAGTTGTTCCTTTAGAATTCAAATCCGAAATCATCAAATTATCAACCTGATCACGTGTTGGATAAGAGGCACCAACGCTTAACAAGATTTTGTCATAAGCGGCTTGAGCGGACAAGACCGGGTTTTTCATCGGATAATCATTCGGTGCCGACAAAATGGTCGATGCATCATAAATTGGATATCCTGTTATATCTTCAGGAACCAAAGTACCATTCAACACTCCATCTCTATTGTTGTCAAAATAATTACCGGATCCGTATAAATAAAACTCTTGACTCCCCCTGTTAAAAGGCGTAGAAATAGTAGTACTTGTATTGGGACCTCCAATAAAATAATTATTGATAATGTTTACATCTGAACGTCCTGCCGAATCTCCTCCCATAATATAGGCATCTCCAGATTCGACATGGCCATAGGTATTCCCATAATTACCCCAATTGTAAACCACGTTGTTTACAAACTCGTTAATCCCTTTTACCTTATTGTTTCGTGTTTTATTGCAGATGTATAAATTCCCGATTAAACTAATCTTGCCACCATTTGATGGTTGCATTAATCCTCCGGCAGAGTGATTGTGTCGGTGCAACCCCTGTCCTATGATACAATTCTGAAGCGTTATATTGTCAGGACTCACTCCTTTACCGTCCCAGTTGATGGAGAAAACTTCATCTGTTCCCCAAGTAAAAGTCATGTGGTCCAGAATGATGTTGGCACCATTTGACACACCCGAGGCATCTTGATTTTGGGTATTATCTCCATAACGAATACGAAAATACCTTGCTATAGTGTTACTTGATCCAGAAAATGACACTTTACCCAAAAGTACAATCCCTTCGCCAGTTGCCGTTTGTCCAGCAATAGTTGTGTTGGCAGCGACTGCAATTGCCGAGCTTAGATTAATAATCCCTCCAACCTTAAATATCACAAATCGACCCGGTTGACTAACGGCATCACGAAACGAACCCGCACCGCTGTCATTCAAATTGGTTACCAAATAAATCTGGGGATTGGCAGCACCTCTTGCTCCCGTGGTGTATCTACCAAAACCCGTGGCTTCCGGAAATGCCAATGTTTGTGCTTCCAATTCCCCAAAAGGAATCATCAACCCTAAAATCATAAAAATTTTGAATAGATACTGTAATGTAATGGATTTTTGTTTCATAAAAATTAGTTGTAATTTGGTTATTGGTTAATATAGTTATCGCTAATTTAATTATATAACAGGGAGGGTCTGTCCTGTACTGTCCTGTACTTCTTTATTTTAAATACACTACTTAACAATCAACACCCTAAACAAGTCCATTAAATAAAAAATCCTTTCAAAGAAACTTCTCTGAAAGGATTTTGTATTTAAAAAAGACAACTTTTTAGATGCCGGCTATTGCTTTTATTTCATCAATAATTCGCAAGGCCAAAGCATCGGCTTTTTCTTGTGAAGCCGCTTCGGTATAAATTCGAATGATTGGCTCCGTATTCGATTTGCGAAGGTGAACCCAGTTTTCGGCAAAGTCAATTTTCACGCCGTCAATTGTCGTGATGTCTTCATTTTTGTATTTTTCGGTCATCGCAACTAGAATAGCATCCACATCAATTTGTGGCGTCAATTCAATTTTGTTTTTGCTCATGTAATATTCCGGATAGGAAGCTCTCAAAGCGGAAACGCTCATTTTTTTGTTGGCCAAATGTGTCAAGAACAAAGCCACACCCACCAAACTGTCGCGACCGTAATGCAATTCAGGATAAATAATTCCACCGTTTCCTTCGCCACCAATGATGGCATTGTTTTTCTTCATCAATTCCACCACGTTCACCTCGCCTACCGCGCTGGCTTCATAACTTCCGTTATGCGAATTCGTCACGTCACGCAAAGCACGGGAAGAAGACATATTCGAAACGGTATTTCCAGGAGTTTTACCCAGCA comes from the Flavobacterium limnophilum genome and includes:
- a CDS encoding DUF1398 domain-containing protein, which encodes MFTIAQIKELHSKVKSGADFPVYIQDLIALGVHGYDIFVNDGHEEYFGADNYRVAATKTYNSIAIAPTANKERFIEFLVMHQEGQTDYLTFCNQAAQCGIAKWSVNIIEMTCTYFDQSNAPVLIEKIPA
- a CDS encoding GIY-YIG nuclease family protein, with protein sequence MDRLLKIGFINVGHWKPNNDKIKYYLALHNLEKNVLYCFVTNGEIKYIGKTTMTLSKRMYGYQNPNTSQTTNFRVNLLIKETLENNEPIDIFILTDNGLLKYGDFKINLSAGLEDTLIYEINPIWNFSGKNKLEEDKNSNLEIATGIDPSNLTEKTSSISFNIELGKTYYNQGFFNVKVEFSELLGADKEIIEIQLGDESENIIKGYINRTANDNGTPRIMGGKTLTYWIKKNFKLGEIMNVEILSSVAIKITKKPKA
- a CDS encoding LamG-like jellyroll fold domain-containing protein, which encodes MKQKSITLQYLFKIFMILGLMIPFGELEAQTLAFPEATGFGRYTTGARGAANPQIYLVTNLNDSGAGSFRDAVSQPGRFVIFKVGGIINLSSAIAVAANTTIAGQTATGEGIVLLGKVSFSGSSNTIARYFRIRYGDNTQNQDASGVSNGANIILDHMTFTWGTDEVFSINWDGKGVSPDNITLQNCIIGQGLHRHNHSAGGLMQPSNGGKISLIGNLYICNKTRNNKVKGINEFVNNVVYNWGNYGNTYGHVESGDAYIMGGDSAGRSDVNIINNYFIGGPNTSTTISTPFNRGSQEFYLYGSGNYFDNNRDGVLNGTLVPEDITGYPIYDASTILSAPNDYPMKNPVLSAQAAYDKILLSVGASYPTRDQVDNLMISDLNSKGTTAAYVYDRSSFAKQFGFINNGAGHVYGAPAPLDTDNDGMPDAWEDANGLDKNLADALAVSTTHAPYLNIEVYINGLTNQTPPDFIIPPTNVNFTSVVSTEVPEASSLTINWIDSATNETNYVLERSTDGTNFTAIATLGANVTSYNETALTPNTLYYYQVKAINATASSVYNSASITTPPIPSLPTKATTPNPSSGFTFVQLNGGNLTVKWLGSANTTTYAVYFGTDPLNLSKLADVAYVAAPSYLLTGLSPAITYYWRIDATNAKGTTTGDVWNFRALTPELVGHWPFNEVAGEGQQIADISSYANNGQIDASFDNAAVRVSGKTIPGKTNNALDFVTLLPNKLMVSIPNQDQLFLDKNSFTVSFWMKADASLIPGTGISSYILCKGSMTKNAVTGATGRRFNVEVKGTAFRFAIDDDKNKTELTSSFATNKYYTGDWVHVVIMRDLAANKLRIYTNGALTGEANDATGTSVGIGEPTDLVIGNIGALELFANTTPAPYKGLIDELKIFNYALTAADVTNTFTQTFLGNEKFSQNKNRGTVYPNPVKDQIFITIPSYKSATATATLSDITGKIILKERIVSDANGLFSLNIANKKISGIYILNVSGENLNSNFKIVAE
- a CDS encoding acyl-CoA thioesterase, whose amino-acid sequence is MATFSKQLSFRWADLDPNFHVRHSVYYDFGAQHRIEILEQLGLTLKVMQKEHFGPVLFREECVFRKEIHLADEITMQTKMAKMNEDASRYSIVHELYRDDVLCAVITVDGAWMDTKLRKLASPTPQIVVDALNVFPKTTTFTAL